TCTACAAATCAACCGTGTTCGCCCTTTGCCACTGGCTCGACAGCCCAGAGGCCGGTGCCTGTCGGTCCGAACTGGGGCTGGCCGTTGATGGCCCGTTGATCGGACGAGCCATTCTTGAAAAACCACCGAGCGCCGAACTGCGACCAGACCAGAAAGACAGTGATTCACTGCCTGACTACGGGCGGCTGGACCCATTGCTGGTGGATCTGATCGAACATCGAATGAGTGGTGTGCAGCTGATCAGCGCCGGGCATGATCCTGAGGATGTGAACCGGATTGAACGTTTGTTCCGCCGGGCTGAATTCAAGCGGCGACAGGCCCCCCCGCTTCTGAAAGTGAGCAATCAAGCCTTCGGCAGTGGCTGGCGGCTGCCGATTGCAGCCATCTGAGCCAGATTGAGAACACATCTCTGCCTTCCATGGCTCATTCCGTTCTGACGGCCCCGATGGCCAGTATCGGGGTGCCTACTGAGATCAAAGCTGATGAGCAGCGGGTCGCCCTGACACCGGATGGCGTGCGGGAGTTGGTGACTCAAGGGCTGGAAGTGCGCATCCAACACGGTGCGGGAGCCGGTGCCGGCATCGGCGATGACGCCTTTGCATCAGCTGGTGCACGCATGGTCGACCGCGACGACGCCTGGGCCGCTCACCTTGTGGTGAAAGTGAAAGAGCCGCAGCCGGAGGAATTCGGTCTTTTGCGCGATGACATGGTGCTCTTCACTTATCTGCACCTCGCGGCCTATCCCCAGGTGGGCCAGGCGCTGCTGGATGCAGGAACAACGGGTGTGGCCTACGAGACGGTGCAACTGGAAAACGGCAGCCTGCCCCTGCTCGCGCCGATGAGCGAAATTGCTGGCCGTCTCGCGGCTCAGGTGGGCGCGCGCTTGCTGGAGCGGCCCAATGGCGGCCGTGGTGTGCTGATCGGTGGCTGCACCGGTGTTCAACCGGCAAGGGTGGTGGTGCTGGGTGCCGGCACCGTCGGCTGGAATGCGGCACGGCTTGCAGCAGCCATGGATGCCGAGGTGATGCTCCTGGATCGATCACCGGAGCGGTTGCGCAGCCTGGAGGCCGACCGGCGAGGACGATTGATGAGTGTGGTGAGCAGCCGGGGACTGCTGGAGCGGCTCGTGCCGACCGCCGACTTGCTCATTGGTGCCGTGCTCACTCCCGGAGGGCGGGCCCCGACACTGGTCGACGAGGAGATGGTGAAACAGATGAAACCTGGTTCAGCCATCGTGGATGTGGCCATCGATCAGGGCGGATGCATCGC
The sequence above is a segment of the Synechococcus sp. PROS-7-1 genome. Coding sequences within it:
- the ald gene encoding alanine dehydrogenase, yielding MAHSVLTAPMASIGVPTEIKADEQRVALTPDGVRELVTQGLEVRIQHGAGAGAGIGDDAFASAGARMVDRDDAWAAHLVVKVKEPQPEEFGLLRDDMVLFTYLHLAAYPQVGQALLDAGTTGVAYETVQLENGSLPLLAPMSEIAGRLAAQVGARLLERPNGGRGVLIGGCTGVQPARVVVLGAGTVGWNAARLAAAMDAEVMLLDRSPERLRSLEADRRGRLMSVVSSRGLLERLVPTADLLIGAVLTPGGRAPTLVDEEMVKQMKPGSAIVDVAIDQGGCIATSRETTHTDPTISIHGVQHYAVGNMPGAVPFTSTEALVSVTLPYILGIAGRGLEEAVTERPELLSGLNTVKGAVCHPGVAKALNVPPRHPMACLR